In Brachybacterium saurashtrense, the genomic stretch CGAAGTCGAAGTCCGTCGCCTCGCCCGCGGCGCCCTCCGCGGGCGCGGTCGGGGAGCCGGGCGCGAGGGCGGGCTCCGCCCCCGGCGGGTCCGCCTCGGGGCTCGATGCATGGTCTGTACGGGTCATCGCCCTCAAACTTACGCCACCGGGCCTGCAGGGGGCGTCCTCGAGCACCGCCGCCGCCATGGGCTGCCTCCGTCCTCGGCTGCCGCCGAGCTCCTCGTCCGTGCACCGGGGGCGGCCGGGCACCGGCCGTCCTCCGGCCGCGGCGCTGGCACCGCGACCCCTCGTGCAACGCTCCGGGCACGGAGAATGTTCCCCGGGCGGTAGGCTGGTCGGCGGTGAGGGGCACGAGAGCGCCGCTCGCCGCACGCAGACCCCGCCCAAGAACGTGAGGACACCATGGCTCTGGTCCGACGCATCGCACGCCCCCTGCTCGCCGCCCCCTTCGTGTTCGAGGGTGTGCGCACGGCGCTCCGCCCCGAGCGGGAGATCGACGTCTTCCCGCAGGCGTTCGACGCCGTCGACTCCGCGCTGTCCAAGAGCTCGGCGCCCGGTTTCGTGGATTCGCGCGCCGTGGTGCGTGTGGCGGGAGCGGTCGCCGCGGGCGCCGGCGTCCTGTACGCCACCAACCGCTGCCCCCGCGCCGCCGCGGCGGCGCTGCTGCTCACCACCTCCGTGGGCTGGGCCGGCCGGAAGCGGGTCTGGGA encodes the following:
- a CDS encoding DoxX family membrane protein, yielding MALVRRIARPLLAAPFVFEGVRTALRPEREIDVFPQAFDAVDSALSKSSAPGFVDSRAVVRVAGAVAAGAGVLYATNRCPRAAAAALLLTTSVGWAGRKRVWELRGEELTQEIQSILTDAGLLGGVLLAVVDHEGRPSLGYRANQFIERSQKKAAATQRDIEKKAEKLEKKAKGAVETAQKQLADQRG